GTCTGTTCGCTACGCCGGCGAGCGCCGCACCTTCGGCAAGCCCATCAACCAGCACCAGGCCATCCAGTTCAAGCTGGCCGACATGAAAATAGCCGTCGAGACCGCCCGCTGGCAGACCTACCACGCCGCCTGGCTGGTCGACACCGGCCAGCCGCACAGCGAGGCCTCGGCTATCGCCAAGGCCTATGCCTCGGACGTGGCCTTTGCCGCCGCCAATGAGGCTATCCAGATCCACGGCGGCTACGGCTACGTCAGCGAGTACCCCGTCGAAAAGCTCCTCAGAGACGTGAAACTCAACCAGATCTACGAGGGCACCAACGAGATCCAGCGGCTGATCATCGCGCGCGGACTCGTCAAATGACCGTGGCGCGGTCGCTCGAGCCGGCTAGGACCTCGCTCGGCCGTGAGGTGACGCTCGTGACCGACCGGCCGCTCGGCTCGAGGCAGCCCGCTTCGAAGACCTCGCGCCGTCGGACGCCGAGATTATGGAGGCGGTGGCCTTTCAGGAGTCCCTTTTCGCAAGTTCTGTCGTGCGCGGACGATAAGAATCGGGCGATGGTACACCTATTCCAAAAAGACAGATTCCGTGATACGCTGTCCTTATGGAGCGGATCAACGTGGCCGACGCGGCGAGGAACTTCTCCGACCTCCTCGAGCGCGTCTATGAACAAGGGCTTAGTGTCGAGCTCGAGCGCGGCGACAAAGTCGTCGCCCGCATCGTGCCGGCTGGGCCGACGAGGACGCTGCGCGTTGAAGAGCTCAACGACTTTTTTGCCTCGCTGCCAAAACTGGGCGACGATGCGGAGGCCTTTGCGGAAGATGTCATGTCGGTTCGCCGCGAGTTGCCTTTAGATCCTTCGCCTTGGGAGTAGTTCTCGATACCAGCGTCCTCATCGCACTTGAGCGCGGCGGCCAAGGCGTCGATTTCAGGCGCTACCGTGACTATGGGGACGCCTTTATCAGCGCCATCA
The genomic region above belongs to Deinococcota bacterium and contains:
- a CDS encoding PIN domain-containing protein — translated: MGVVLDTSVLIALERGGQGVDFRRYRDYGDAFISAITVSELLVGIHYADTEPGL